Proteins found in one Methanospirillum hungatei JF-1 genomic segment:
- a CDS encoding TIGR01458 family HAD-type hydrolase: MQIHGVLLDIDGTLMTGNEPIPGAETAIRFLQENNIPYRYISNGTRKSRKNVLKKLERLGVRVSIDEIYTPAIAAIQYLHDRNIRICNLLVTDDLGEDFQEAGIVHNGDASTVVVGDAGDRFTYASMNAAFRSLMQGGELIALEKDRYWKDVDGLSLSAGPFVTALEFSTRCTAVVMGKPSPHFFLAAMKDWNVQKKQVLMIGDDIMTDVKGAQDAGLLGAITLTGKCRHDEIRNSCVTPDMEMKSIEMLPSLLESL, encoded by the coding sequence ATGCAGATACACGGAGTTCTGCTGGATATCGACGGCACTTTGATGACAGGCAATGAGCCCATACCCGGAGCAGAGACCGCAATCAGATTTCTTCAGGAGAACAATATTCCCTACCGATACATCTCAAACGGAACCAGGAAGTCCAGAAAAAATGTTCTGAAAAAACTTGAGCGCCTGGGAGTAAGGGTATCCATTGATGAAATTTATACTCCGGCCATTGCTGCTATCCAGTACCTCCATGATCGCAACATCAGGATCTGCAATCTCCTGGTTACTGATGATCTGGGGGAAGATTTTCAGGAAGCAGGGATTGTCCACAATGGAGACGCATCAACTGTTGTGGTAGGGGATGCCGGTGACCGGTTCACCTATGCATCGATGAACGCAGCATTCCGATCGCTCATGCAGGGAGGTGAACTCATTGCTCTGGAAAAAGACCGGTACTGGAAGGATGTTGACGGGCTTTCCTTGAGTGCCGGGCCGTTTGTCACCGCTCTTGAGTTTAGTACCAGATGCACCGCAGTTGTCATGGGAAAACCCTCCCCGCACTTTTTTCTCGCGGCCATGAAGGACTGGAACGTGCAGAAAAAGCAAGTTCTCATGATAGGGGACGATATCATGACCGATGTGAAGGGGGCGCAGGATGCCGGACTCCTTGGGGCAATAACCCTCACCGGCAAGTGCCGTCATGATGAGATCAGGAATTCATGTGTAACACCAGATATGGAGATGAAATCAATAGAGATGCTCCCATCACTTCTTGAGTCCTTGTAA
- a CDS encoding SufB/SufD family protein, producing MHNIQMTDLSLEDQKRLALTGLEVEMKNRSGSFFQKDQDVCHVTSDCEGIEFLTFTMALEKYPWVSDYIWKAVSKDKDKYTRYVASRPDPKGFVIIAKKGTKSIYPLQACLFLSDSAIQHVHNIVIAEEDSELHIISGCTSSSGRKSGAHLGVTEIYVGKGAKVTSTMIHNWGKNIAVYPRSAAIVEENGVFLSNYVCMEPVRKIQMAPLCTLKGEGAIGRFSSVVVCTPGSFMDLGSTAVLGAKGTSAELITRAITTGGTILSRGRIDGKVKGTKGHIECKGLILRDGTIHAIPEIKGDVVDTELSHEAAVGKIARDEIEYLMARGLDEETATATIIRGFLDVKVEGLPDVLQDQIDAAIDAAEKSGF from the coding sequence ATGCACAATATTCAGATGACGGATCTCTCTCTTGAGGATCAGAAACGACTTGCTCTTACCGGTCTTGAAGTCGAGATGAAGAACAGGTCAGGAAGTTTTTTCCAGAAAGACCAGGATGTCTGTCATGTCACATCGGACTGTGAAGGAATTGAGTTCCTGACATTCACCATGGCCCTGGAAAAATACCCATGGGTGTCTGATTATATCTGGAAGGCAGTATCAAAAGACAAGGATAAATACACGAGGTATGTCGCATCACGACCTGATCCGAAAGGATTTGTAATAATTGCAAAAAAGGGGACAAAAAGTATCTATCCCTTGCAGGCCTGCCTGTTCCTGTCAGATTCCGCCATCCAGCATGTTCATAATATCGTCATCGCAGAGGAAGATTCAGAGCTTCACATCATCTCCGGATGTACCAGTTCATCAGGGCGAAAAAGCGGAGCGCACCTTGGGGTTACTGAGATCTATGTCGGGAAGGGTGCCAAGGTCACATCCACCATGATTCATAATTGGGGGAAAAATATTGCAGTATATCCACGGTCAGCAGCTATTGTTGAGGAGAACGGCGTATTTCTATCAAATTATGTGTGTATGGAACCGGTCAGAAAGATCCAGATGGCTCCCCTCTGTACCCTGAAAGGAGAAGGAGCAATCGGAAGGTTTTCCAGTGTTGTTGTCTGCACGCCCGGATCCTTTATGGACCTGGGATCAACCGCCGTGCTTGGGGCAAAAGGGACAAGTGCAGAACTTATCACCCGGGCTATCACCACCGGAGGCACCATACTGTCACGGGGCAGAATTGACGGGAAAGTGAAAGGAACGAAAGGCCATATCGAATGTAAGGGGCTTATATTACGAGACGGAACCATCCACGCAATACCGGAAATAAAGGGAGATGTCGTGGATACCGAACTCTCGCACGAAGCAGCGGTCGGAAAGATCGCCCGGGACGAGATCGAATATCTAATGGCCAGAGGTCTTGATGAGGAGACTGCAACCGCAACCATCATTCGGGGGTTCCTGGATGTCAAAGTAGAAGGTCTGCCTGACGTGCTTCAGGATCAGATAGATGCCGCCATAGACGCTGCAGAGAAATCAGGATTTTAG
- a CDS encoding protein-L-isoaspartate(D-aspartate) O-methyltransferase: MESRLTEREEMVRWQIEARGVKNPRVLQAMRSVPRHLFVPEPYAREAYQDYPLPIGNDQTISQPYIVAVMTELLSPEKGDLILEIGTGSGYQAAILVACGASVISIERIPAVADLAKRNLTRAGIRNVLVLCQDGTQGYAEKAPYNGILITAATPALPEPLLEELADGGRLVAPVGDRDIQELTRVTRNKDEYHTERFGAVRFVPLIGMYGWKKEW; the protein is encoded by the coding sequence ATGGAAAGCAGGCTAACAGAACGGGAGGAGATGGTACGATGGCAGATAGAAGCGCGGGGTGTGAAAAACCCCCGGGTACTACAAGCCATGCGTTCCGTCCCCCGGCATCTGTTTGTCCCCGAACCATATGCCCGTGAGGCATATCAGGATTATCCCCTGCCAATCGGAAATGACCAGACAATATCACAACCATATATCGTTGCGGTCATGACCGAGCTATTGTCACCGGAGAAAGGTGACCTTATTCTCGAGATCGGAACCGGTTCTGGGTATCAGGCTGCGATCCTGGTTGCCTGTGGAGCATCGGTCATCTCAATTGAGAGAATCCCGGCAGTTGCCGACCTTGCTAAGAGAAATCTTACACGAGCAGGTATCAGGAATGTTCTGGTGCTCTGCCAGGATGGAACTCAGGGATATGCGGAGAAGGCCCCCTACAACGGCATTCTTATCACCGCAGCCACACCCGCTCTCCCAGAGCCTCTGCTTGAAGAACTGGCAGATGGCGGGAGACTTGTAGCCCCGGTCGGGGATCGGGATATTCAGGAGCTGACCAGAGTGACCAGAAACAAAGATGAATACCATACAGAGCGGTTCGGAGCGGTGCGATTTGTACCCCTCATCGGTATGTATGGATGGAAAAAAGAATGGTAA
- a CDS encoding phosphopentomutase/phosphoglucosamine mutase → MLFGSSGIRRRYDDTLIGLALQVGKAVGAKASRVVIGRDTRTTGPLISAAFRAGALAAGARIYDGGIAPTPSVAYGGRNTDAACMVTASHNPEPYNGLKLFNPDGSSFSAIQQKEIEETLVDIPWGDWKHQGISIPSYPAEEHSTAIASKIQIKEGLKVLVDCGNGAGSVITPRMLSRMGARTLAVNANVAGNFSRPSEPLPEHLPYIPSLIKKSGSACAVIHDGDADRMMAFDNNGNFIPGDTLLILFAKYLGAKQVVTTYDASMAIEEVAEVRRTPVGDAFVSEQLVRWGDFGGEPSGAWIFPQISRCPDGPYAAALFCEMAGEWDLPSEIASIPTYPILRTSLELENAHDLLYALGAVNPTDGIRIEEEDGWCLIRASGTEPKIRFTAEGKSLDIAKGLLVKGEDMVRIIRKEVKQ, encoded by the coding sequence ATGCTGTTCGGTTCTTCCGGGATCCGCCGGAGATATGATGATACCCTCATCGGTCTTGCATTGCAGGTAGGAAAGGCGGTTGGGGCAAAAGCCAGCCGGGTAGTAATCGGGCGGGACACACGGACAACCGGGCCGCTCATATCTGCAGCATTCCGTGCAGGCGCTCTTGCAGCAGGGGCCAGGATATATGATGGAGGTATCGCTCCGACACCATCTGTAGCGTATGGTGGCAGAAACACCGATGCGGCCTGCATGGTTACGGCATCCCATAACCCGGAACCCTACAACGGCTTGAAGTTGTTCAATCCGGACGGCTCTTCATTCTCGGCCATCCAGCAAAAGGAGATAGAAGAGACTCTTGTGGATATTCCCTGGGGCGACTGGAAACATCAGGGAATCTCCATTCCCTCCTATCCGGCAGAAGAGCATAGTACTGCTATTGCCAGTAAAATTCAGATCAAGGAGGGACTCAAAGTCCTAGTGGATTGTGGGAACGGAGCAGGATCGGTCATCACTCCCCGCATGCTGAGCAGGATGGGGGCCCGTACCCTCGCGGTGAATGCGAATGTTGCAGGGAATTTTTCACGCCCTTCAGAGCCTCTGCCTGAACATCTGCCCTATATCCCGTCACTCATAAAAAAATCCGGTTCTGCATGTGCAGTCATTCATGACGGGGATGCTGACCGGATGATGGCTTTTGATAATAATGGGAATTTTATTCCCGGAGACACCTTACTCATTCTTTTTGCAAAATACCTCGGAGCAAAGCAAGTCGTTACTACCTATGATGCATCCATGGCAATCGAAGAGGTAGCAGAGGTCAGACGGACTCCGGTGGGAGATGCATTCGTATCCGAACAACTGGTCCGATGGGGTGACTTTGGTGGTGAGCCTTCAGGAGCATGGATATTCCCACAGATCTCCCGGTGTCCCGACGGACCGTATGCGGCGGCACTCTTCTGTGAGATGGCAGGGGAATGGGATCTCCCTTCTGAGATTGCATCAATACCAACGTATCCGATACTTCGGACTTCCCTTGAACTAGAGAATGCTCATGACCTACTCTATGCTCTCGGTGCAGTAAATCCAACCGATGGCATACGTATCGAGGAAGAGGACGGATGGTGTCTTATCAGGGCGAGCGGAACTGAACCGAAGATCCGGTTTACTGCTGAAGGAAAAAGTTTGGATATCGCGAAAGGACTCCTCGTGAAAGGTGAGGATATGGTCAGGATCATACGAAAAGAGGTCAAGCAGTGA
- the glmU gene encoding bifunctional sugar-1-phosphate nucleotidylyltransferase/acetyltransferase, whose protein sequence is MTVCVILAAGEGKRMRPLTGSRPKVMLPLAGRPMLEHLLNAVMDAGITDFIFVVGYGEASVRNFFGDGTSKGISIRYVTQKRQQGTGDALMTVRPHVHSQFLLLNGDMVLHSDDIKAMLKTPAPAMGVFTSNHPQDYGVVTMDGDIITGLEEKSLHPKSDLINAGMYLFEPGIFEELETIRPSPRGELELTDALMTYIQNKTLRGVRLSFWADMGSPWDLLGVHEEMMREIIPEHQGVIEEGVIIKGDVQIGSGTVIMSGSYLEGPCIIGADCKIGPHAYIRPGTAIGNACHIGHSSEIKNSIIMDKTNVPHFSYVGDSVIGSGCNLGAGTKIANLRHDKGTIIIGGTDTRRRKFGAVIGDDVLFGINCSVNVGSIIGNHCRIGPHSLVEGKLEDHTVIRR, encoded by the coding sequence GTGACCGTCTGTGTTATCCTCGCAGCCGGTGAAGGCAAACGGATGAGGCCGCTCACCGGTTCCAGGCCAAAGGTTATGCTCCCGCTTGCCGGCAGACCAATGCTTGAACACCTGCTGAATGCAGTGATGGATGCTGGGATTACCGATTTTATCTTTGTCGTCGGGTATGGTGAAGCATCAGTCAGGAATTTTTTTGGTGATGGAACATCCAAAGGAATCTCAATCAGGTACGTGACCCAGAAACGGCAACAGGGAACCGGCGATGCCCTGATGACCGTCAGGCCCCATGTCCATTCGCAATTTCTCCTGTTAAATGGCGATATGGTCCTGCACTCAGATGATATCAAAGCCATGTTGAAAACCCCGGCCCCGGCTATGGGGGTGTTCACCTCCAATCATCCACAGGATTATGGAGTGGTTACTATGGACGGGGATATCATCACCGGTCTCGAGGAGAAGTCCCTTCACCCGAAAAGCGACCTTATTAATGCCGGTATGTATCTGTTCGAACCTGGGATTTTTGAAGAACTTGAAACCATCAGGCCCTCACCCAGGGGAGAACTGGAACTGACCGATGCTCTTATGACGTATATCCAGAATAAAACTCTCCGTGGGGTTCGCCTTAGCTTCTGGGCAGATATGGGATCACCCTGGGATCTCCTGGGGGTTCATGAAGAGATGATGAGAGAGATCATTCCGGAACATCAGGGAGTTATTGAAGAAGGTGTCATCATCAAGGGAGATGTTCAGATAGGATCGGGAACCGTGATCATGTCAGGCTCATACCTTGAAGGCCCATGTATCATCGGTGCTGACTGTAAGATCGGCCCGCATGCCTATATCAGGCCTGGAACAGCAATCGGGAACGCCTGTCATATCGGGCATAGTTCAGAAATAAAAAACTCAATCATCATGGACAAAACAAATGTCCCCCATTTCTCCTATGTCGGAGACAGTGTTATCGGAAGCGGCTGTAACCTTGGAGCAGGGACAAAAATTGCAAATCTCCGCCATGATAAAGGGACTATCATCATCGGGGGGACAGATACCAGAAGACGAAAATTCGGTGCGGTTATCGGCGATGATGTCCTGTTTGGCATAAACTGTTCGGTTAATGTCGGTTCGATCATCGGTAACCACTGTAGAATAGGCCCGCATTCCCTGGTTGAAGGGAAACTTGAAGATCATACGGTGATTCGCCGATGA
- a CDS encoding sugar phosphate nucleotidyltransferase — translation MSLQAVILAAGEGVRLRPLTQNKPKALIPVANKPIIEHTILSLLEAGIRDIIVVVGYRKEQVMRHLAHLSVPIMIVRQTEQLGTAHALLCARDRIAGDVLVLPGDNYIDPDSIRDIARIKNSLLYTTHRQPSNFGVVTIEDDAVSSITEKPVLASRMTVSCGVYHLGSELLARITTQSLSEAIDEEIRRDTRIAAVKAHSWQDAIYPWDLLVMNDRLLPFIYQEKSGIISSSVNMQGKVSIGSGTKIGPGTVITGPVIIGEDCTIGPHVVIEPGTSIGSRVKIEPFTVIRRSILMDDVVIASHSSISGSVIGEGCTLGEYTSAIYARGFIPSEDSAIRAGCGVIMGNGVFCKPSVMFENTIVGNEVTIEGRTDLRFSCTRIPDKTRVI, via the coding sequence ATGAGCCTGCAGGCAGTCATCCTGGCAGCCGGGGAAGGGGTGCGACTCCGCCCGCTCACGCAGAACAAACCAAAAGCTCTTATCCCGGTCGCCAATAAGCCAATTATTGAGCATACAATCCTGTCACTTCTGGAAGCAGGGATACGGGATATTATCGTCGTAGTCGGATATCGGAAAGAGCAGGTAATGCGGCATCTGGCACATCTGAGTGTGCCGATCATGATCGTACGGCAGACCGAGCAACTTGGCACAGCCCATGCACTCCTCTGTGCACGTGACCGGATCGCTGGAGACGTTCTTGTTCTCCCCGGAGACAATTACATCGATCCTGACTCCATCAGGGATATCGCCAGGATAAAAAACTCCCTGTTATACACTACACACCGTCAGCCATCAAACTTCGGGGTTGTCACCATTGAGGATGATGCGGTTTCCAGTATCACAGAAAAACCGGTTCTTGCAAGTAGGATGACGGTCAGTTGCGGAGTATACCATCTGGGATCTGAGCTCCTCGCCAGAATAACCACTCAAAGTCTCAGTGAGGCAATCGATGAAGAAATCAGACGGGATACCAGGATTGCTGCAGTAAAAGCTCATTCCTGGCAGGATGCCATCTACCCCTGGGACCTCCTTGTCATGAATGATCGTCTCCTACCTTTTATATATCAGGAAAAATCGGGAATTATCAGCTCATCAGTCAACATGCAGGGAAAGGTCTCCATTGGATCCGGAACCAAAATTGGTCCTGGAACCGTGATAACCGGACCGGTAATCATCGGAGAGGACTGCACCATCGGACCGCATGTTGTCATTGAACCGGGGACCAGTATCGGATCCCGGGTGAAGATCGAACCATTCACTGTCATTCGGAGATCTATCCTCATGGATGATGTGGTTATCGCATCTCATAGCAGCATTTCAGGATCGGTCATCGGAGAGGGATGCACTCTTGGAGAGTATACATCTGCCATATATGCCAGGGGGTTTATTCCATCAGAAGACTCTGCGATCCGTGCTGGATGCGGAGTCATCATGGGGAATGGTGTCTTTTGCAAACCCTCAGTCATGTTTGAGAATACTATCGTCGGCAATGAGGTGACCATTGAGGGACGAACAGATCTCAGATTCTCCTGTACCCGGATTCCGGATAAAACCCGGGTGATATAG
- the glmS gene encoding glutamine--fructose-6-phosphate transaminase (isomerizing) has product MCGIVGYAGYRRAAPILLQGLRRLEYRGYDSYGIATLASEVCVHKKAGKVSDLPDSQGMLQGTIGIGHTRWATHGIPSDVNAHPHQDCTDKIAVVHNGIIENYAHLKRELIGRGHTFRSETDTEVIAHLIEEAYAGDLLEAVRITLPLLTGSYALLIISAGEDRLIAARNQSPLVLGIGDGEIFAASDITPLLEYTSRIIYLDDGDIAELKPDSYSVYFGDSPAEREIKEITWTPDTVQKGGFAHYMLKEIFEQPDAIHRAVHAVSEETLPSSLRQASSITVVACGSSYHAGMIFRYLIEPVCGIPVRLELGSEYKYTPVPFSDVIIGISQSGETADTLSAIRKGICNNVKTVAITNVLNSSITRSAHDTILMHAGPEISVAASKSFIAQVGVLMQIVNILSGGRCHDILDHARYALEQVLLTDLTEAVDLCSKAQHLFYVGRGVFYPVMMEGALKMKEISYIHAEAYAAGELKHGPFALLSPDTPVIAICTPGPAYEVMLGNMKEMKARGTPIVAFGNEDDGDVSDIADVVIPLPKAHMWTQVLTSTVLLQLLAYHTANRLGREIDMPRNLAKSVTVE; this is encoded by the coding sequence ATGTGTGGCATTGTCGGATATGCCGGTTATCGGCGTGCTGCCCCAATCCTGCTCCAGGGTCTTCGAAGGCTGGAGTATCGGGGATATGACTCTTATGGGATAGCAACCCTTGCATCTGAGGTATGTGTCCACAAAAAGGCCGGAAAAGTCTCTGACCTTCCTGATTCACAGGGCATGTTGCAGGGAACTATCGGAATTGGTCATACCAGATGGGCAACTCATGGTATTCCTTCAGATGTCAATGCACATCCACACCAGGACTGTACCGATAAGATTGCGGTTGTTCATAACGGAATAATTGAGAATTATGCACATTTGAAACGTGAGCTTATTGGAAGAGGGCATACCTTCCGCTCAGAGACCGATACCGAAGTGATTGCACACCTGATTGAGGAGGCATATGCAGGTGATCTGCTTGAAGCGGTCAGAATAACCCTCCCACTCCTGACCGGATCCTATGCATTACTGATTATATCAGCAGGTGAAGACCGGCTTATAGCTGCACGAAACCAGAGCCCCCTGGTTCTTGGTATTGGGGATGGTGAGATATTTGCTGCATCGGATATCACACCGCTTCTTGAGTATACCTCAAGGATCATTTACCTTGATGATGGTGATATTGCAGAACTCAAACCAGATTCATATTCGGTTTACTTTGGGGATAGTCCTGCAGAACGTGAGATCAAAGAGATCACCTGGACTCCAGACACGGTGCAGAAAGGCGGGTTTGCCCACTACATGCTCAAGGAGATCTTTGAACAGCCGGATGCCATCCACCGGGCGGTTCACGCCGTTTCTGAAGAGACACTGCCATCTTCCCTACGTCAGGCATCCTCTATTACTGTTGTGGCATGCGGGAGCTCGTATCATGCCGGGATGATATTCCGGTACCTCATTGAACCGGTATGCGGCATCCCGGTCAGGCTGGAGCTGGGTTCTGAATATAAGTATACCCCGGTCCCGTTCAGTGATGTGATCATCGGTATATCACAGAGTGGTGAAACCGCAGATACACTTTCAGCAATTCGAAAAGGAATCTGCAATAATGTGAAAACTGTTGCGATAACCAACGTTCTGAATAGTTCTATCACCCGGAGTGCTCATGACACTATTCTGATGCATGCCGGCCCTGAGATCAGTGTTGCTGCATCAAAATCATTCATCGCCCAGGTAGGAGTTCTTATGCAGATTGTGAATATCCTCTCCGGGGGACGATGTCATGATATTCTTGACCATGCCAGGTATGCACTTGAGCAGGTTCTCCTGACCGATCTGACTGAGGCAGTAGATCTCTGCAGTAAGGCGCAGCATCTCTTTTATGTAGGACGGGGGGTATTTTATCCGGTCATGATGGAAGGGGCACTGAAGATGAAGGAAATTTCCTATATCCATGCCGAGGCGTATGCTGCCGGAGAACTCAAACACGGCCCGTTCGCTCTCTTATCCCCCGATACTCCGGTAATCGCCATATGCACCCCCGGTCCTGCATACGAAGTCATGCTTGGGAATATGAAAGAGATGAAGGCCAGGGGGACTCCCATTGTTGCATTTGGAAATGAAGACGACGGGGATGTCAGCGATATTGCAGATGTGGTAATCCCGCTTCCAAAAGCACATATGTGGACCCAGGTTCTAACATCTACTGTGCTCTTACAACTCCTTGCGTATCATACCGCAAACCGGCTGGGCAGAGAGATTGATATGCCCAGAAATCTTGCAAAGAGTGTTACCGTAGAATGA
- a CDS encoding glycosyltransferase, producing MRKNTHPIISVVGPSTRFLSGISYYTIRLCNALSEKSAVHAVLFRNMLPKRLFPGWKRVGVTTSSVGFSDTIDVAEVLDWYNPFSWATGAQRIRRSDVVILEWWTSSVMHMFLALLLLSGRKARIIIEFHEVVDPLEYAILPLRMYAKVMGRIIRRNASRFIVHSEHDRELIASQYRIDPSRITVIPHGLYDQYPILSKEESKLQLGIGGNFVLLFFGLLRPYKGVSHLIQAFEKLPSYLLEETVLVIAGEAWEDQESLNRIKESPVSDRIILENRYISDEDIPVFFSAADLLVLPYTRASQSGVAHIGIAYGLPILATQVGGLVESLGSYAGTRFVRPGDNDGLADTIKDLILHKSQDRYDPPEEMRWNRIAERYLNEIVNPVQEKI from the coding sequence ATGAGAAAAAACACTCACCCTATTATTTCTGTTGTTGGCCCGTCGACCAGATTTCTATCAGGTATCAGTTATTATACCATCAGACTCTGTAATGCCCTGTCTGAAAAAAGTGCAGTCCATGCAGTACTATTTCGGAATATGCTCCCAAAACGGCTTTTTCCGGGATGGAAGCGGGTGGGTGTCACTACCAGCTCAGTCGGCTTTTCAGATACAATAGATGTCGCTGAAGTTCTTGACTGGTATAATCCCTTTTCATGGGCAACAGGGGCTCAGAGGATCAGGAGATCGGATGTGGTCATCCTTGAATGGTGGACATCCAGTGTCATGCACATGTTCCTTGCCCTGCTCCTGCTCTCCGGCAGGAAAGCCAGGATAATCATTGAGTTTCATGAAGTAGTAGATCCCCTGGAGTACGCCATCCTTCCGCTCCGGATGTACGCAAAGGTGATGGGCAGGATCATCCGGCGAAACGCTTCCCGGTTTATTGTTCACTCAGAGCATGACCGGGAGCTGATTGCATCCCAATACCGGATAGATCCATCCCGGATTACTGTAATTCCTCATGGACTCTATGACCAGTATCCGATTCTGAGTAAAGAAGAGAGTAAATTACAGCTCGGAATCGGGGGAAACTTTGTCCTTTTATTCTTCGGTCTGCTCAGGCCATACAAGGGTGTATCCCATCTTATTCAGGCATTTGAAAAACTCCCTTCTTATCTTCTTGAGGAGACCGTCCTTGTTATTGCCGGAGAGGCCTGGGAAGACCAGGAGTCTCTTAATCGTATCAAAGAATCACCAGTCTCTGACAGGATAATTCTTGAAAACCGGTATATTTCAGATGAGGATATTCCAGTGTTTTTTTCTGCCGCAGATCTCCTGGTGCTTCCCTATACCCGTGCCTCCCAGAGCGGGGTAGCCCATATCGGCATTGCATACGGTCTTCCCATACTGGCGACACAGGTGGGAGGACTTGTTGAAAGCCTTGGATCCTATGCAGGGACCAGATTTGTCAGGCCTGGTGATAATGACGGGCTTGCTGATACAATAAAAGATCTGATACTCCACAAAAGTCAGGATCGGTACGATCCCCCTGAAGAGATGAGATGGAACAGGATTGCAGAGAGGTATTTGAACGAGATAGTCAATCCCGTTCAGGAGAAGATATGA
- a CDS encoding glycosyltransferase produces the protein MRIAILSCMDFKIPGGAERFFIDMARALDATIVCLSVSDDLRTMYPDAEQVSFFPLHKTLPDEPLRQIAGMRLFKKLSLDYDFYIATDDMSLRFLSEKIPHAYMMLTPRRALYDMYYPTLASKPVGKRQLFMIILCFFRFLDRRFVKKHVRCIAGISHTVRTRIWKAYQKPATVIYPPIHLEKYQNLGYDDYWLSVSRIDKWKRIDLQIAAFRLLPDKKLVIAGKIYPEFEHLVHGAPQNVTFLGPVPDEELLTLYGRCRGFLTTAIDEDYGLTPLEAMACEKAVVAVCEGGYQETVAHGYTGFLVAPHAADIAKAIRNVDTDPSRFGHEARKRAELFDYKIFKEQIKMYVHTCFEEYTSEKDQGSMGSTTE, from the coding sequence ATGAGAATTGCAATCCTTTCCTGCATGGATTTTAAAATTCCTGGCGGTGCAGAGCGGTTTTTTATTGATATGGCACGGGCATTGGATGCAACCATCGTCTGCTTGTCGGTAAGTGATGATTTGCGCACCATGTATCCCGATGCTGAACAGGTCAGTTTCTTTCCGCTTCATAAAACACTTCCTGACGAGCCTCTTCGCCAGATAGCAGGAATGAGATTATTTAAAAAACTCAGCCTGGATTATGACTTTTATATCGCCACCGATGATATGTCTCTCCGGTTTCTGTCAGAGAAGATCCCACATGCGTACATGATGCTGACGCCGCGACGGGCATTGTATGATATGTATTATCCTACCCTGGCATCAAAGCCAGTCGGGAAACGGCAATTGTTCATGATTATTCTCTGCTTTTTCCGGTTCCTTGACCGAAGGTTTGTCAAAAAGCATGTCAGATGTATTGCAGGTATCTCCCATACCGTCAGAACAAGGATCTGGAAGGCTTATCAAAAACCTGCAACGGTCATCTACCCGCCCATACATCTGGAAAAATATCAGAATCTGGGATATGATGATTACTGGCTTTCGGTCAGCAGGATTGATAAATGGAAGAGGATTGACCTTCAGATTGCGGCATTTCGCCTTCTTCCGGATAAAAAACTTGTGATCGCAGGAAAGATATATCCGGAATTTGAACATCTTGTTCATGGAGCCCCGCAAAATGTCACTTTTCTTGGCCCGGTGCCCGATGAGGAACTCCTGACCCTGTATGGCAGATGCAGAGGGTTTCTCACAACCGCTATTGATGAGGATTACGGACTTACCCCACTTGAAGCAATGGCCTGTGAAAAAGCGGTGGTTGCTGTGTGTGAAGGTGGGTACCAGGAGACCGTTGCACATGGATATACCGGTTTTCTGGTTGCCCCACATGCTGCGGATATTGCGAAGGCCATCAGGAATGTGGATACTGATCCCTCCCGGTTCGGACATGAGGCACGAAAGAGAGCAGAACTTTTTGATTACAAGATATTTAAGGAACAAATTAAAATGTATGTGCATACCTGCTTTGAGGAATATACATCAGAAAAAGACCAGGGATCCATGGGGAGTACTACTGAATGA